The Aureimonas populi genome includes the window CCCGTATCGACGAGGATCACCTCCCCGCCGATCCGCAGAATCGTCGGTTGAAAGAAATTGACGAAGCGATTCTCCGGCAAGAGGTTTTCAGCCATCAGGGCCGCCACCTCCTCCGCGCTCCGGTCCTCGCCGAAGGTCGGGTGCGGCCCCTCGCCGGGCCGGATGCCGTCGAGCACCTGCGTCACCTCGATCTCGCCGATCCGGAAGCGCCGCCAGCCGGGTGCGAAGGGATTGTCGTCCGCCATGGCCGCCTCCTGCGATCCCTCCTGCGCATTTGCCTGCGTGTGATAGAGCCCGCCGATGGCCAGGCTTGCCGCGGCGGCCTTTAGGGCATTTCGCCGGTCGATCGAGTTGCGCGCCATGACGATGGTCCTCCGTTGCCGTTTCACGCGCAACTGGCGCGCGGGCGTTGCAGGAGAAGGGCGAGCCGGATAATAAGGGGCACTTCCCATTCAGCCGCCCGGCCGCCTTCTTGAAACGCATCGTCCCGATTGTCCTCGCCGTCGCCCTGTTCATGGAGAACATGGATTCGACCGTGATCGCGACCTCGCTGGCCACCATCGCGGACGACATCGGAACGAGCCCCATCACCCTCAAGCTGGCGCTCACGAGCTATTACGTCTCGCTGGCGATCTTCATCCCCATCTCCGGCCGGATGGCCGACCGCTTCGGTGCCAGGGCGATCTTCCAGTGCGCCATCGGCGTCTTCATGCTGGGGTCGCTCGCCTGCGCCGTCGCCACCTCGCTCGAGGGCTTCGTGGCCGCGCGCTTCCTCCAGGGCATGGGCGGGGCCATGATGACGCCGGTGGGGCGCCTGCTGCTGGTGCGCGCGGCGCCCCGGTCCGAGCTCGTCTCCGCCATGGCGTGGTTCTCCATCCCCGCCATGATCGGCCCGCTCGTCGGCCCGCCGGTGGGGGGCGCGATCTCCACCTATGCCGACTGGCGCTGGATCTTCGTCATCAACCTGCCGATAGGGCTCGTCGGCATCCTGCTTGCCCAGCGATACCTGCCCTGGATCGAGAAGGTCCGGGACGTGCGCTTCGACTGGCCCGGCTTCGCCCTGTCCGGCCTTGCCTGCGCGGGGCTGGTGTTCGGCCTTTCGGTGATCTCCCTGCCGGCCCTGCCGCCGATCACCGGCCTTCTCCTGTCGGCGGGCGGAGCCTTCTTCGCCCTCCTCTATGTGCGCCACGCGCGGGTGCGCGAGCGCCCGCTGCTGGACATCTCCCTGTTTCGCATTCCCACCTTGCGGGCGGCGGTGACGGGCGGCGGTGTCTTCCGCCTCGGCGCCGGGGCGGTGCCGTTCCTGTTTCCGCTGATGCTCCAGCTCGGCTTCGGCTACAGCGCCTTCCAGTCCGGCCTCGTCACATCCATCTCCATCGGCGGGGCCATTGCCATGAAGCTGTGCGCCAAGCCGCTCCTGAAGCGCTTCGGCTTCCGCTCCACGCTCGTCGCCACATCGCTCATCGGCGGGGCCTTCATGGGCATGATCGGGCTCGTCCGGCCCGAGACGCCGGTGGCTCTTCTGGTGATGTTGCTGCTGGTGGGCGGCTTCTTCCGCTCGCTCGTCTTCACCTCCATCAACGCCATCGCCTTCGCGGACGTCTCCGGGCCGCGCACCGGCGATGCGACGGCGATCCTGGCGGCGTTCCAGCAGGTCTGCGTCGCGGCGGGGGTCGCCGTGGCGGGGGCGATTCTGGAGGCCGGCCTGGTTCTGGAAGGACGCACCGTTCCGAGCGTGGAGAATTTCGCCATCGCCTTCTACATCGTCGGCGGGCTGACCATGCTGGCGTCGCTGTTCTTCCTGCGCCTTTCGCCCCATGCGGGGGCCGAGATCGCCGGCCGGCAGGTGCCGGTCGGGTGAGCGGGCCGGGCCGCCGCTCCCGCTCGACGACAGGCCGGCCCCGCGAGGTGTCGCGCGGCGCCCGAGCCCTTACGCCTCGCCGCCCGCTCCCACGTTCTCGTCCACTGCCCGCCCACGCGCCCCGCGAAAGCTCTTGGCCAGAAGGTAAAGCTCCACCGAGCCGTCTCGCGAGGCAGGCGGCTTGACGTGGTGCACGCTGGTGAAATTCTTTTTCAGCATGGCCAGAAGCTCGCCCTCCGTGCCGCCCTGGAAGGTCTTGGTCAGGAAATGGCCGCCGGTCTTCAGCGTGCGCACGGCGAAGTCGGCGGCCACCTCGCATAGATGCATGGTGCGTAAATGGTCGGTGCGCCGGTGCCCCGTGGTCGGCGCGGCCATGTCGGAGAGAACGATGTCGGGCATCCCGCCCAGCGCGTCGAGCAGCTTTCGCGGCGCCGCGTCGTCCAGGAAATCCATCTCCAGCAGGGTCGCACCGGGAATGGGCTCGACCGGCAGATAGTCGATCCCCACCACATGCGGCTCCTCGGCGCCCTTCCTCGTGCGCTCCACGCTCACCTGGCACCATCCCCCCGGCGCCGCGCCCAGATCCACGATCCGCATCCCCGGTTTCAGGAGCTTGTAGCGGTCGTCGATCTCGATCAGCTTGTAGGCCGCGCGCGAGCGATAGCCGTCCGCCTTGGAGCGGCGCACATACGGGTCGTTCAGATGGCGCTCCAGCCAGCGGCGGGACGATTCCTTGATCCCGCGCTTCTTCTTGACGCGGACGGTCAGTCCACGGTCATCACCCCGTCCACTCATGCGCCTGCTTTCGATCTCGTCCGGGCGCCGCGGCGCCACACGCCGTCGGCCACCATCATTTCCGTCAACAGCCCCTCGCGAAGCCCGCGATCGGCCACCCGCAGGGAGCGCGCGGGCCAGACCCGCCTGATGGCCTCCAGGATGGCGCAGCCGGCCAGCACGAGGTCAGCCCGCTCGCTGCCGATGCACGGATTGGCGATACGCTCCTCGAAGCTCCATCCCGCGATCGTGCTCACCAGCCGGTCCACCTCCGGCTCGGTCAGCCAAAGCCCGTCCACCTGCCGCCTGTCATATCGCTCCAGGCCGAGCTGAACGCCTGCCAGCGTCGTCACCGTTCCCGAGGTGCCGAGCAGGTGGAAGCCGGGCTTGCCGACGATGTCGGCCAGCCGGTTGCGCTCGGGGAAGGCCTCGATCTTCTCGCCCACATGGTCGATCATGGCCTGGAAAAGCTCGGGCGTGACATGTCGCCCGCCAAAGCGCTCAGCCAGGGAAACCACGCCGACCGGCAGCGAGGTCCACGCCACGATATGGTTCGAGAGCCGGCGCGTATGGCCCTCGCGCAAATCGAGCAGCGCGACTTCGGAGGAGCCTCCGCCGATGTCGAACAGCACCGCGCCCCGGGCCGAGCGGTCGACCAGCGAGCCGCAGCCGGAGACGGCCAGCCGCGCCTCCGTTTCGCGGCTGACGATGGTCAGCTCCAGCCCCGTCTCGCGCCGCACCCTGTCCAGGAATTCCTGCCCGTTCGCGGCCGCGCGGCACGCCTCCGTTGCGATGAGCCGCGCGCCGGCCATCTGGCGCGCCGAGAGCTTCTGGCTGCAGATCTCCAGCGCGCCGAGCGCCCGGTCCATCGCGGCCGAGCCGAGGCTGCCGCTGCGGCTCAGCCCCTCGCCGAGCCGCACGATGCGCGAAAACGCGTCGATCACCCGAAACTGCCCCGGCCGCGTTGGCACCGCCACGAGCAGCCGGCAATTGTTGGTGCCCAGATCCAGCGCCGCATAGACCGGCGCGGGGCCTTGCTCGCCATTCTCCCGGCCTTGCCCGCCGCCCCGTTGGGAGGCGGCCAGCGATGCCCGCCCCGCCGCCGGGGCGCAGCCCGCACGGCCGCCGTCGCGCGCGGGCCCGTTGGCCGCGTCGGCGCGCGCCTGCCCCGGAACCGCCCCTCGGCCGGCCACCGCCCTCTCCGGCTCGGACGACCGGCGCACCGCCCGGCCGAGAGCCTCCTCCGCCTGGCGAAGCTTCCTGGAGAGTTCGGCCGGCAGCTCGCGCCCCTCCGGCATATGGGGCGGAACGCCTTCGCCCTTTCGCCGCCGCCGCCGGCGGCGACGCTTGGAGGCGCGCGCCTTTTCCTGCCCCGATATGGCCGCATTCGAATCCGAAACGAGCATCTCGTCGCCCGCCGGCTTCGGCGCACGCTGGGTTGCGGTCCGATTCTCGGCCGCGCACGAACGCGCGCGCTTCTTGCGCTTTCGTGTCGGTCTCCCGTCAGGGCGAGGGCGCGTTTTCGAATCGCCCTCCCCCTGCGCCGTCGTCGACGGCAGGCTGCCTTCCCGCCCCGATCCGCTGTCCCTCACGGTCGCCGAGGCCGGGCTGTGTCGTTCCCGTACATGGCCGCTCGCATATCAGCCTCGTGCGCAGCCCTTGCAGCGCGCAGGAGGCGAAGTTCTTCGTTAGCGATGAGTTTAGCAAGCTGCCCGGCTTTCACAAGGCGCGTTCGCGAGGCCGGGCGAAGCACATGGCGCATGTCGATGCATTTTGGGCTTGCATCGCCCGCACGAGGCAGTATGTAGACCTCGTCCGGGCGGCACGCCGCTTCGGCGCCCCTGCTGGGGGATAGTTTAAGGGTAGAACAGCGGACTCTGACTCCGTTAGTCTTGGTTCGAATCCAGGTCCCCCAGCCACTCCTTCTCAAGTTCTCGGCCGGATCGTGATCGGGGCCACCTGCCTCGTCGGGCCCTTGGCGGCCCGCGCGTGAAATCGCGGCCGGGGCGTCCGCCAGCCCTGCGACGTCGCCCCGGACAAAGGGCCTGTCATGCAGGTGATTCCAGCCATCGAGAGAGCCGAAGCCGGGCTCCGCTCGCGCCCCATGGCGCCAGCCTGGCGGCGGACGCGACGGTGATCGGAAGCAGGCCGGGGAGCCCGGCCTGCTTCGTGGCGCGTTCGTCAGCGCGCGGCGGTGACGACGATTTCGATCAGGACGTTCTTTCCCAGATCGGCAACGCCGATCGTCGCGCGGGTCGGAAGGTCCGGCGCCTCGATCCAGCTCGTCCAGGCTTCGTTCATCTCGCCCTTCTGCGACATGTCGGTAACGTAGAGCATGGCGGAGAGGAGCTTGCTCTTGTCCGTGCCCGCCTCGGCCAGGAGCTTGTCCAGCTTCTGGCAGATCTGCGCCGTCTGCCCGCCCATGCTCTGCGACAGGTCATCTGCGATGAGGCCGCCGAGGAAGACGATGCCGTTGTGCTCCACGATGCGATGCATGATCGGCGTCTGGAGAATGCGGTTGACCATGGAAATCTCCTTTGGGTCTTTCGGTGGATGGCGCGCCAGGCGGACGCGCGGCGCGTGGGTGGAACCGGGCGGGCGCGTTCACGCCGTGCGGGCGGTGCGGAAGCGCTCGACAGAGAAGGGCGCGATCGGAAGGTTCGTGCGGCCCGTCGAGACGAGCTCTGCGAGGATGGCCCCGCAGACCGGGCCGAGCTGGAAGCCGTGCAGCGAGTAGCCGAAGGAGTGGAAAAGGCCCTCCTCGGTGGCGCTCGGCCCAATCACGGGAATGCCGTCGGCCGTCCGCGCCTCAATGCCCGCCCAGGCCCGGACGACTTGGGCGTCGCGCATTGCCGGAAAGAGCTCGCGCACGGTGCGGGCATTCTGTCCGAGCCTGGCATAGTCCAGCACAGTGCGGTTCGTGTCCGGGTCCGCGTGGCCGAGATAGCCGCCGCCGATCAGCACGGTGCCGTTGGAAAACTGCTTGAAGGAGAGCGTCCGGGAGGTGGCGCCCACCACGGGCTTGAGGAAGGGCGCCCGCCGCTCCGTGATCATCAGCATGGGGGCGACGACATCGACCGGCACCGTCTCGCCGAATCGCGCCGCGATCCGGCCGCCCCATGCGCCGGCGGCATTGACGAGAACCGGCGCGCGAAGCGTGCGCCCGTCCGCAAGGCGCGCCGCGAAGGCCGCTCTCTCCCGGCGCACGTCGTCCACCGCCGTCCCCTCGATGATGCGGGCGCCAAGCTTCCGGGCCTTGTTGCGAAAGGCCTGCACTGTCCTGAAGGGCAAGGCCGCGCCATCCGCGCGCGATATCAG containing:
- a CDS encoding RidA family protein, which gives rise to MVNRILQTPIMHRIVEHNGIVFLGGLIADDLSQSMGGQTAQICQKLDKLLAEAGTDKSKLLSAMLYVTDMSQKGEMNEAWTSWIEAPDLPTRATIGVADLGKNVLIEIVVTAAR
- a CDS encoding Ppx/GppA phosphatase family protein — encoded protein: MPEGRELPAELSRKLRQAEEALGRAVRRSSEPERAVAGRGAVPGQARADAANGPARDGGRAGCAPAAGRASLAASQRGGGQGRENGEQGPAPVYAALDLGTNNCRLLVAVPTRPGQFRVIDAFSRIVRLGEGLSRSGSLGSAAMDRALGALEICSQKLSARQMAGARLIATEACRAAANGQEFLDRVRRETGLELTIVSRETEARLAVSGCGSLVDRSARGAVLFDIGGGSSEVALLDLREGHTRRLSNHIVAWTSLPVGVVSLAERFGGRHVTPELFQAMIDHVGEKIEAFPERNRLADIVGKPGFHLLGTSGTVTTLAGVQLGLERYDRRQVDGLWLTEPEVDRLVSTIAGWSFEERIANPCIGSERADLVLAGCAILEAIRRVWPARSLRVADRGLREGLLTEMMVADGVWRRGARTRSKAGA
- a CDS encoding RlmE family RNA methyltransferase, with translation MSGRGDDRGLTVRVKKKRGIKESSRRWLERHLNDPYVRRSKADGYRSRAAYKLIEIDDRYKLLKPGMRIVDLGAAPGGWCQVSVERTRKGAEEPHVVGIDYLPVEPIPGATLLEMDFLDDAAPRKLLDALGGMPDIVLSDMAAPTTGHRRTDHLRTMHLCEVAADFAVRTLKTGGHFLTKTFQGGTEGELLAMLKKNFTSVHHVKPPASRDGSVELYLLAKSFRGARGRAVDENVGAGGEA
- a CDS encoding MFS transporter — protein: MKRIVPIVLAVALFMENMDSTVIATSLATIADDIGTSPITLKLALTSYYVSLAIFIPISGRMADRFGARAIFQCAIGVFMLGSLACAVATSLEGFVAARFLQGMGGAMMTPVGRLLLVRAAPRSELVSAMAWFSIPAMIGPLVGPPVGGAISTYADWRWIFVINLPIGLVGILLAQRYLPWIEKVRDVRFDWPGFALSGLACAGLVFGLSVISLPALPPITGLLLSAGGAFFALLYVRHARVRERPLLDISLFRIPTLRAAVTGGGVFRLGAGAVPFLFPLMLQLGFGYSAFQSGLVTSISIGGAIAMKLCAKPLLKRFGFRSTLVATSLIGGAFMGMIGLVRPETPVALLVMLLLVGGFFRSLVFTSINAIAFADVSGPRTGDATAILAAFQQVCVAAGVAVAGAILEAGLVLEGRTVPSVENFAIAFYIVGGLTMLASLFFLRLSPHAGAEIAGRQVPVG
- a CDS encoding NAD(P)/FAD-dependent oxidoreductase yields the protein MSVSDVLIIGGGLHGCSAALHLTMRGASVTLVEKDYAGRHASGVNAGGVRRLGRHLAEVPLSVASMELWHRIEDLVDDDCGFESHGQIKLAESEADLDACRRRSAELRAAGFDHEEVIGEKELRELVPAAAPHVVGGLISRADGAALPFRTVQAFRNKARKLGARIIEGTAVDDVRRERAAFAARLADGRTLRAPVLVNAAGAWGGRIAARFGETVPVDVVAPMLMITERRAPFLKPVVGATSRTLSFKQFSNGTVLIGGGYLGHADPDTNRTVLDYARLGQNARTVRELFPAMRDAQVVRAWAGIEARTADGIPVIGPSATEEGLFHSFGYSLHGFQLGPVCGAILAELVSTGRTNLPIAPFSVERFRTARTA